A window from uncultured Desulfobacter sp. encodes these proteins:
- a CDS encoding FadR/GntR family transcriptional regulator, protein MDKKIGSQIQEEIIKMIEDGSVKQGQRLPAERVLSRRFGVSRNTVREAIRALAEQGIVSSLRGSGSYVESDAAQRIKNRVRAALEGRQLRVMEIFEIRRMLEPAVAAKVAGIKDPGTLDTLSKILDGQIRAQENDQDGAAFDKAFHAALVKAAGNSVLEIVYATLGNIMAESRIPDLQSPERADLSVAAHKRILDCLGSADADGAAQAMAQHMDEIETILKQKIGEDLR, encoded by the coding sequence ATGGATAAAAAAATCGGAAGCCAGATCCAGGAAGAAATCATTAAAATGATTGAAGACGGCAGTGTCAAACAAGGGCAGAGACTGCCTGCGGAACGGGTGCTGTCCAGGCGTTTTGGCGTGTCGAGGAATACGGTCCGCGAGGCTATCAGGGCGCTGGCCGAGCAAGGCATTGTCAGCAGTCTGCGCGGCAGCGGCTCCTACGTGGAGTCTGATGCGGCCCAGCGTATAAAAAACAGGGTCCGGGCTGCCTTGGAAGGACGGCAGTTGAGAGTGATGGAAATATTTGAAATAAGACGGATGCTGGAACCCGCCGTTGCGGCAAAAGTGGCGGGGATAAAAGATCCGGGGACTCTTGACACACTTTCTAAGATCCTGGACGGCCAGATCCGGGCCCAGGAAAATGACCAGGATGGCGCGGCGTTTGACAAGGCATTTCATGCAGCCCTGGTCAAAGCGGCCGGAAACAGCGTGCTTGAAATCGTCTATGCCACCCTTGGAAATATTATGGCCGAAAGCAGGATTCCGGACCTGCAGTCGCCGGAACGGGCAGACCTTTCCGTTGCAGCGCACAAACGCATTCTGGACTGCCTTGGTTCGGCAGATGCCGACGGGGCCGCACAGGCGATGGCCCAGCACATGGATGAAATAGAGACCATTTTAAAACAGAAAATCGGAGAAGATTTAAGATGA
- a CDS encoding Txe/YoeB family addiction module toxin produces the protein MDRKLAWTGEAWKDYIYWQTQNKKTLKRINKLINDTMRQPFEGIGKPEPLRENLSGFWSRRIDDTNRLVYAADDDYLTIISCRYHY, from the coding sequence ATGGATAGAAAATTAGCTTGGACCGGTGAAGCATGGAAGGACTATATCTATTGGCAAACACAAAATAAAAAGACACTGAAAAGAATTAACAAACTCATTAATGACACAATGAGGCAGCCATTTGAGGGCATAGGGAAACCTGAACCACTGAGAGAAAATCTATCTGGGTTTTGGTCCCGAAGAATTGATGATACAAATCGTTTGGTTTACGCAGCAGATGATGATTATCTCACAATAATTTCGTGTAGATATCATTATTAA
- a CDS encoding type II toxin-antitoxin system prevent-host-death family antitoxin yields the protein MRIVNFSEARNNLKTVLNQVAEDADYTIITRRDSEDAVVMSLETFNSFMETFYLLRSPANAAHLTKSIQQFKKGKVQESDLIDG from the coding sequence ATGAGAATTGTCAACTTTAGCGAGGCACGAAACAATTTAAAAACAGTTTTGAATCAAGTCGCAGAAGATGCTGACTATACAATCATTACACGTCGTGATTCAGAGGATGCTGTTGTCATGTCACTGGAAACTTTCAATAGTTTCATGGAGACTTTTTACCTTCTCCGGTCACCTGCCAATGCTGCACATTTAACGAAATCTATTCAACAATTTAAAAAAGGGAAAGTCCAGGAAAGTGATTTAATAGATGGATAG
- a CDS encoding group II intron maturase-specific domain-containing protein: MTPLRGWWNYFQLTEAKSFLKGLKIWIMRRLRSLVWKQWKNPKTRVRNLEKLGIAHQDAMLCGNARKKYWHMSKVKWVAIAMPERYFIDQGLYLPGN; encoded by the coding sequence TTGACCCCTTTACGGGGATGGTGGAATTACTTCCAGCTTACAGAGGCCAAATCCTTCCTCAAAGGTCTCAAAATCTGGATAATGCGAAGGCTGCGAAGTCTTGTCTGGAAACAATGGAAAAATCCCAAAACCAGGGTTCGGAATCTTGAGAAACTTGGTATTGCTCACCAAGATGCCATGCTTTGCGGCAATGCTCGCAAAAAGTACTGGCACATGAGCAAAGTCAAATGGGTGGCCATTGCCATGCCTGAACGATATTTTATTGATCAAGGATTATATCTGCCCGGGAACTGA
- a CDS encoding MltR family transcriptional regulator, giving the protein MNKKQEIEAYILKQFQKIQIFRRALSSESDRGCALLAASFLDNALSDLMYCSFVYDKKIEKDLLNGTAPLATFSSRIDMAYYLGKIPKNCKSDLHIIRRIRNQFGHNPEIISFKTASISDSCKALKFSYHEQDKSPREHFTASVLGILSIIQDSTFTSKAPEEMPDWKPSEEMKAKHRDFLKQISKELFNSQKDSDHENS; this is encoded by the coding sequence ATGAACAAAAAACAAGAAATAGAAGCGTATATTTTAAAACAATTTCAAAAAATTCAAATTTTTAGGAGAGCTCTTTCATCTGAATCTGATAGAGGATGCGCCCTTTTAGCCGCTTCTTTTTTGGATAATGCATTATCTGATTTAATGTATTGCTCATTTGTTTATGATAAAAAAATAGAAAAGGATTTACTTAACGGAACTGCACCATTAGCCACGTTTTCTTCAAGAATTGATATGGCATATTATTTGGGAAAAATTCCTAAAAACTGTAAATCAGATTTACATATTATTCGAAGAATAAGGAACCAATTTGGGCATAATCCAGAAATCATATCATTTAAAACAGCCTCAATTAGTGATAGTTGCAAGGCTCTTAAATTTTCGTATCATGAGCAAGATAAAAGCCCACGAGAACATTTTACTGCTTCCGTTTTAGGTATTCTATCTATAATTCAGGATTCAACATTTACGTCAAAAGCACCTGAGGAAATGCCGGACTGGAAGCCATCTGAAGAAATGAAGGCAAAACATAGAGACTTTTTAAAACAAATTTCAAAAGAACTTTTTAATTCACAAAAGGACTCTGATCATGAAAACAGTTGA
- a CDS encoding integron integrase, with product MAILEQLLVELRTRRYSIRTEQSYESWVTRFISFNENREPEKLGSGEVVSFLQHLAVQRNVAESTQNQALNALVFFYDKVLKQPLGDIGNFVRAKRPKRLPVVLTRSEVTKILEQMTGRQKLMASLLYGTGMRLMDCIRLRVQDIDFGYRQIVIRDGKGKKDRVVPLPERLVEDLKAHLELVHETHKSDLEKGLGETYLPDALDRKYPNAAKEWGWQYVFPSGRLSVDPRSGKTGRHHIHENGLQKAIKKAASQANMTKRVNCHALRHSFATHLLESGYDIRTVQELLGHADVSTTMIYTHVLNRGSKGVQSPLDGL from the coding sequence ATGGCTATTCTGGAACAGTTGCTGGTTGAGTTGCGGACAAGACGGTATTCCATAAGAACCGAACAATCCTATGAATCATGGGTAACCCGTTTTATCTCTTTTAACGAAAACCGGGAACCGGAAAAGCTTGGCAGCGGTGAGGTTGTCAGTTTCCTGCAGCACCTTGCCGTTCAGCGAAATGTCGCGGAAAGCACACAAAATCAGGCGTTGAATGCCTTGGTCTTCTTTTATGACAAGGTGCTCAAACAGCCCCTGGGCGACATTGGTAATTTTGTACGCGCCAAACGCCCCAAGCGCCTGCCAGTGGTTTTAACCCGCAGTGAAGTCACTAAAATTCTCGAACAGATGACCGGCAGGCAAAAGCTGATGGCGTCCCTGCTTTACGGCACGGGCATGCGATTAATGGATTGTATCAGGCTCAGGGTCCAGGACATTGATTTCGGATACCGGCAGATTGTGATCAGAGACGGGAAAGGAAAAAAAGACCGGGTGGTGCCCTTGCCCGAACGGCTTGTAGAAGATCTCAAGGCCCATCTTGAACTGGTGCATGAGACGCATAAGTCAGATCTGGAAAAAGGATTGGGTGAGACATATCTACCCGATGCCCTGGACCGGAAATATCCCAATGCGGCAAAAGAGTGGGGATGGCAGTATGTGTTTCCCAGCGGCCGGCTTTCCGTTGACCCGAGAAGCGGTAAAACGGGCCGCCACCATATCCACGAAAACGGCCTTCAAAAAGCCATCAAAAAAGCGGCCTCCCAGGCCAATATGACCAAACGGGTTAATTGCCATGCCCTGCGCCATAGCTTTGCCACGCATCTGCTTGAAAGCGGTTATGACATCCGCACTGTTCAGGAGTTGCTCGGCCATGCGGATGTCTCCACAACCATGATTTACACCCATGTACTCAATCGCGGGAGCAAAGGCGTACAAAGCCCCCTGGACGGATTATAA
- the yddG gene encoding aromatic amino acid DMT transporter YddG has translation MAENMNSGKAAFWATIGGLFSILLWSYTIAFTRSISEHLGPVYGACYVYLISAVFGLINVLRTPKQRSKLKNLPGRYLLGCGSLFVGYMLCLFLAVGMAENRSQAVEMGLINYLWPAFILLFSVPILKNRASWLLLPGTALALFGVYLVLAGGGSHSWHAMLNNLSTNPIAYLLALFAALSWGLYSNLTRKWVGPDQAGGAVPFFLAATAIALFVMNFFVDEPRNWSLQVTGEVAALAFITLMAYSLWDNAMRQGNTILLAASSYMTPLLSTIVSCVYLSVAPTPALWVGCGLLIAGSLISWVSVKSPEQTGSMDSSHHASAENAAVNKPG, from the coding sequence ATGGCAGAAAATATGAATTCAGGCAAGGCCGCTTTTTGGGCGACGATCGGCGGGCTTTTTTCCATTCTATTGTGGAGTTACACCATTGCGTTTACCCGCAGTATTTCAGAACATCTCGGCCCGGTATACGGCGCCTGCTATGTCTATCTCATCAGTGCCGTGTTCGGCTTGATCAATGTGTTGAGGACCCCAAAACAGCGCAGCAAACTTAAAAATCTCCCGGGCCGGTATCTTTTGGGCTGCGGATCTCTTTTTGTGGGATATATGCTGTGCCTGTTTCTTGCCGTGGGTATGGCTGAAAACCGCAGCCAGGCCGTGGAGATGGGGTTGATCAATTACCTGTGGCCCGCCTTTATCCTGTTGTTTTCCGTTCCCATTTTGAAGAATAGAGCCAGTTGGCTTCTATTGCCCGGGACGGCGCTGGCCCTGTTTGGGGTATACCTGGTTCTGGCCGGTGGCGGCAGTCATTCATGGCATGCGATGCTCAATAACCTTTCCACCAATCCCATCGCCTATCTGCTGGCCCTGTTCGCTGCACTTTCCTGGGGACTTTACTCCAATCTCACCCGGAAATGGGTGGGCCCGGACCAGGCCGGGGGGGCGGTGCCGTTTTTTCTGGCTGCCACTGCCATTGCCCTGTTTGTCATGAATTTTTTTGTGGATGAACCCAGGAACTGGAGCCTTCAGGTGACAGGAGAGGTGGCGGCTCTGGCCTTTATCACACTGATGGCCTACAGCCTGTGGGACAATGCCATGCGCCAGGGCAATACCATTCTTTTGGCGGCAAGCTCTTACATGACTCCGCTGTTATCCACCATCGTCTCCTGCGTTTACCTCTCCGTGGCGCCCACCCCCGCCCTGTGGGTCGGGTGCGGCCTGCTTATTGCCGGATCTTTAATAAGCTGGGTTTCAGTTAAAAGTCCTGAACAAACTGGCTCTATGGACAGTAGCCATCACGCGTCGGCGGAAAACGCCGCCGTTAACAAACCTGGGTAA
- a CDS encoding NAD(P)/FAD-dependent oxidoreductase, translating into MLKLGEKGAILQNDNETYAIAPHIPCGVVTPDMLRKIADVAEKYDAKALKLTGATRITIVGLKEEDIDSAWQDLELDKGAAVGMCIRSVRTCPGTTFCRLAKQDALGVGMELDKQYHAMELPGKFKMAVSGCRLCCSESWVRDIGLIGEADGWTIVIGGNVGMKPRIAQKLVEGLSTEETMDACKRIVEFYKENAKTGERLGKMIERIGLEPFEQAIQG; encoded by the coding sequence ATGCTCAAACTTGGTGAAAAGGGAGCCATCCTCCAAAATGACAACGAAACTTATGCCATTGCCCCTCATATTCCGTGCGGGGTTGTTACACCGGACATGCTCAGAAAGATTGCTGATGTGGCGGAAAAATATGATGCCAAAGCGCTCAAGCTGACCGGGGCCACCCGAATTACCATTGTAGGACTCAAAGAAGAGGATATTGATTCGGCCTGGCAGGACCTGGAACTTGACAAGGGTGCTGCCGTGGGCATGTGCATCCGTTCGGTACGCACCTGTCCGGGCACCACCTTCTGCAGACTCGCCAAACAGGATGCCCTGGGCGTGGGCATGGAACTGGACAAACAATACCATGCCATGGAGCTGCCGGGTAAATTTAAAATGGCGGTATCAGGATGCAGACTCTGCTGTTCCGAATCCTGGGTCAGAGATATTGGACTCATCGGAGAAGCTGACGGCTGGACCATTGTCATTGGCGGCAACGTGGGTATGAAGCCCAGAATTGCCCAGAAATTGGTTGAAGGACTAAGCACAGAAGAAACCATGGATGCCTGTAAACGCATTGTTGAGTTTTATAAGGAAAATGCCAAAACAGGGGAACGCCTCGGAAAGATGATCGAACGGATTGGCCTTGAACCCTTTGAACAGGCCATCCAAGGCTGA
- a CDS encoding MBL fold metallo-hydrolase, which yields MHPQYIPEDRFPIQVSPHVQVLGNYYFNLMLITGKDKSLLFEAGVSGMVDQVIRQLDELEIRPDIIVVSHPHADHVTGIPGLADRFKHARIIAAAGAKKFMSHPKAVSALIAEDRFISRRLGEEGLTPERPSLDMPPDLSRIEEIDCPARLDLGGGLFFDLLPAKGHSPAALMGVTVPDQVLCCADALGFHYPGRDFWPLCFTGAADYLDTIKQIRDLSPKIICPAHQGPIMTDQVSSALDTAESRTVEIINMIKGTALKDEELLTHLFNMSYKDEFRLYTKENVTNCAGLLVKRAREYQ from the coding sequence ATGCACCCCCAATACATACCTGAAGACCGGTTTCCCATCCAGGTAAGCCCCCACGTCCAGGTGCTCGGCAACTACTATTTCAACCTCATGCTGATCACAGGGAAAGACAAGAGCCTGCTGTTTGAAGCCGGTGTTTCAGGTATGGTGGATCAAGTCATCCGGCAGCTGGATGAACTTGAAATCCGCCCGGACATAATCGTAGTCAGCCATCCCCACGCCGATCATGTCACCGGAATTCCGGGGTTGGCGGACCGATTCAAACATGCCCGGATCATTGCAGCCGCCGGGGCCAAAAAATTCATGTCCCATCCCAAGGCCGTGTCGGCGCTGATCGCCGAGGACCGGTTCATATCACGGCGCTTAGGCGAAGAAGGATTGACACCCGAGCGCCCCAGCCTTGATATGCCACCGGATCTGAGCCGCATTGAGGAAATCGACTGCCCTGCCCGCCTGGATTTGGGCGGCGGACTCTTTTTTGATCTGCTGCCTGCCAAGGGCCATTCCCCGGCGGCATTGATGGGCGTTACAGTGCCGGACCAGGTGTTGTGTTGTGCCGATGCCCTGGGGTTCCATTATCCCGGCCGGGATTTCTGGCCGTTGTGTTTCACAGGCGCGGCAGACTACCTTGACACCATCAAACAGATCAGAGACCTATCCCCGAAAATCATCTGCCCGGCCCACCAGGGGCCCATCATGACCGACCAAGTCTCTTCTGCCCTGGACACAGCGGAATCCAGAACAGTTGAAATCATAAACATGATCAAGGGCACCGCCCTCAAAGACGAAGAACTTTTGACACACCTATTCAACATGTCCTACAAGGATGAATTCCGCCTCTACACCAAGGAAAATGTAACAAACTGCGCCGGGCTGTTGGTAAAACGGGCCAGGGAATATCAATAG
- a CDS encoding DMT family transporter, which yields MLNGMLPGVDRKSVLGYLAVFASAFCFYMSTVVIKWSAMAGLHIRTSMFTLARFGLGFIVVCGIIALGRHKIRVVKKRFLVGRALLNTMAVFCFFKGVAHSSVAQANILNMTFPLFIALFSWFLFRAQRDVGTVVIVLVAFAGVFMILMPADTHFSLGALWGLASGFIAAFAIIILNMARQDHDTLTILFFMFGLGGIVIFSLFFHEMQLPNTHEMVYLFWCSTIAIAGQILLTQGFKYVTAIEGGIIASTRIFLAAILGPFLVMEPALSLAGWVGAFLIFAGNVLLTVKKVRRFAGHAPNPS from the coding sequence ATGTTGAACGGTATGCTGCCCGGCGTGGACAGAAAATCAGTTTTAGGATACCTGGCTGTGTTTGCATCGGCCTTTTGTTTTTACATGTCCACCGTGGTGATCAAGTGGTCGGCCATGGCCGGGCTTCACATCCGCACATCCATGTTCACCCTGGCCCGGTTCGGCTTAGGATTTATCGTTGTCTGCGGTATTATTGCCCTGGGCCGTCATAAAATCAGGGTCGTTAAAAAAAGATTTCTGGTGGGTCGGGCGCTGCTCAACACCATGGCCGTTTTCTGCTTTTTCAAGGGCGTGGCCCACTCCAGCGTGGCCCAGGCCAATATTTTAAACATGACCTTCCCGTTGTTCATCGCCCTGTTTTCATGGTTTTTGTTTAGGGCCCAAAGGGATGTGGGCACAGTCGTAATTGTCCTGGTGGCCTTTGCCGGGGTGTTTATGATTTTAATGCCCGCAGATACGCATTTTTCGTTAGGGGCGTTGTGGGGGCTTGCATCGGGATTTATTGCGGCCTTTGCCATCATTATACTGAACATGGCCCGCCAGGATCACGACACTCTGACCATTCTGTTCTTTATGTTCGGCCTTGGGGGCATTGTGATCTTCTCTCTTTTTTTCCATGAAATGCAACTGCCCAATACCCATGAAATGGTCTATCTTTTCTGGTGTTCGACCATTGCCATTGCCGGACAGATTTTGCTGACCCAGGGGTTTAAATACGTCACCGCCATTGAAGGGGGGATCATCGCTTCAACCCGGATTTTTCTGGCGGCCATCCTGGGGCCGTTCCTTGTCATGGAACCGGCGCTCTCCCTGGCCGGTTGGGTGGGGGCGTTTTTGATTTTTGCCGGCAATGTGCTGTTAACCGTAAAAAAAGTACGCAGGTTTGCCGGCCACGCGCCAAATCCGTCTTAA
- the tyrA gene encoding bifunctional chorismate mutase/prephenate dehydrogenase → MTKDNASFAEQIKPHRDEIDSIDAQIISLLSQRRKQVEKIVGVKKAHKVPIYHPAREEDVISRLRGKATQMDVDPDLVENLYRTIMHQSRKSQTRVSKTTLIRPQAKILVVGGAGEMGRLFARFFRETGYQVDVLDKDDWDRAKELCGNADLVVVCVPINVTVQVVEALAPLMRPDAVLTDLTSVKKTPLEAMCRAHKGPVLGLHPLFGPTTDNLDKQIIAACAGQDDDACQWVIDQLVAWGAVVVEATALEHDQVMEIVQALRHFATFSFGSFLYRQGIPIKRTLEFSSPIYRLELGMVGRLFAQDPDLYAEIIFATPERRQLLKTFVQSLTQFLDMLESGDKDAFIAEFNQIAEWFGPFGNQALRESTYFINKLIERF, encoded by the coding sequence ATGACCAAAGACAACGCCTCTTTTGCAGAGCAAATCAAACCCCATCGGGATGAAATTGATTCCATTGATGCCCAGATTATTTCTTTATTAAGCCAGCGCCGGAAACAGGTGGAAAAAATCGTAGGCGTTAAAAAAGCGCACAAGGTTCCCATTTACCATCCGGCCAGAGAAGAAGATGTGATCTCCCGCCTGCGGGGGAAAGCCACGCAGATGGATGTGGATCCGGATCTGGTGGAAAATCTCTACAGAACCATCATGCACCAGTCCAGAAAAAGCCAGACCCGGGTGTCCAAAACCACGTTGATCCGGCCCCAGGCCAAAATACTTGTTGTGGGCGGTGCCGGAGAGATGGGCCGTCTGTTTGCCCGGTTTTTCAGGGAAACAGGCTACCAGGTGGACGTCCTGGACAAAGATGACTGGGACCGGGCAAAAGAATTGTGTGGTAATGCGGACCTTGTGGTGGTCTGCGTACCCATTAACGTGACTGTTCAGGTCGTTGAGGCCCTGGCCCCGCTGATGCGGCCGGATGCGGTGCTGACCGACTTGACCTCGGTCAAAAAGACGCCCCTGGAAGCCATGTGCCGGGCACACAAAGGGCCTGTGCTGGGCCTGCACCCCCTTTTCGGACCCACCACGGACAATTTGGACAAGCAGATCATTGCCGCATGTGCCGGGCAGGATGACGACGCCTGCCAATGGGTGATTGACCAGCTGGTGGCCTGGGGTGCCGTGGTGGTTGAAGCCACGGCCCTGGAACATGACCAGGTCATGGAAATTGTCCAGGCCCTCCGGCATTTTGCCACCTTCAGTTTCGGCAGTTTTCTCTACCGCCAGGGCATCCCCATCAAACGCACCCTTGAATTTTCAAGCCCCATCTACCGCCTGGAGCTGGGCATGGTGGGCCGGCTTTTTGCCCAGGATCCGGATCTGTACGCCGAAATCATCTTTGCCACACCCGAGCGGCGGCAGCTTTTAAAAACCTTTGTTCAATCTTTGACCCAGTTTCTGGATATGCTTGAATCCGGGGATAAAGATGCGTTCATCGCTGAATTCAACCAGATTGCAGAATGGTTCGGACCGTTCGGCAACCAGGCCCTGCGTGAAAGTACCTATTTTATCAATAAATTGATTGAACGGTTTTAA
- a CDS encoding sigma-54 dependent transcriptional regulator, whose product MSDKTVLVVDDDTAHATMLKTLMKGWGYTVQVALDGDEGVDAVTQSPFGLVLMDMKMVKMSGMEALAKIHAFNPALPVIIMTAYSSVDTAVQALKIGAYDYLTKPLDFDKLKLTVDRVFERIHLKNENQDLKKRLETSAFHHDILGKSPAMKALLDTIHMVAPTDANVLVTGESGTGKELVAAALHNNSMRREHPYIRINCAAITETLLESELFGHERGAFTGADKKRKGKFLLADKGSILLDEIGEMSLAMQAKLLRVIQEKEIAPVGSEKTLSVDVRVIAATNRDLKAMSAEKEFREDLYYRLNVVHIGIPPLRKRIEDIPELAMHFLDEFAQKNRRDIKGFSPNAMDTLIRYEWPGNVRELMNAVERGVVMARADYLRRSDLSFILDEEPEQARAAELNLENIALAKVEERAILSTLAAAEGNKSEAARRLGITRKTLLKKLKRYGNEDA is encoded by the coding sequence ATGAGTGACAAAACTGTGCTGGTGGTGGACGACGATACCGCCCATGCCACCATGCTTAAAACCCTGATGAAAGGGTGGGGATATACCGTCCAGGTTGCCCTGGACGGAGATGAGGGCGTGGATGCGGTGACGCAAAGCCCGTTTGGGCTGGTACTGATGGATATGAAAATGGTCAAAATGTCCGGCATGGAGGCCCTGGCGAAAATTCATGCCTTTAATCCGGCCCTGCCTGTGATCATCATGACCGCATATTCTTCGGTGGACACCGCTGTCCAGGCCCTGAAAATAGGGGCCTATGATTATTTGACCAAGCCTTTGGATTTCGACAAGCTTAAACTCACCGTGGACCGCGTGTTTGAACGGATTCATCTAAAAAATGAAAATCAGGACTTGAAAAAACGATTGGAAACCAGCGCTTTCCACCATGATATCCTGGGTAAAAGCCCTGCAATGAAAGCGCTGCTGGATACCATACACATGGTGGCCCCAACGGATGCCAATGTGCTTGTCACAGGCGAATCCGGCACCGGCAAGGAGCTTGTGGCCGCCGCCCTGCACAACAACAGCATGAGGCGTGAGCATCCTTATATCCGGATCAATTGCGCCGCCATCACCGAAACCCTTCTGGAGTCCGAGCTGTTCGGGCATGAGCGGGGCGCATTCACCGGGGCGGATAAAAAACGCAAGGGCAAGTTCCTTCTGGCGGACAAGGGCAGTATTCTGCTGGACGAAATCGGCGAGATGAGCCTTGCCATGCAGGCAAAGCTGCTGCGGGTGATCCAGGAAAAGGAGATCGCGCCCGTGGGCTCGGAAAAGACACTATCCGTAGATGTCCGGGTGATTGCAGCCACCAACAGGGATTTAAAAGCCATGTCCGCCGAAAAAGAGTTCAGGGAAGATCTTTACTACCGGCTGAATGTGGTTCACATTGGTATTCCGCCGTTGAGAAAACGCATTGAGGATATCCCGGAACTTGCCATGCACTTTCTGGATGAATTTGCCCAAAAAAACCGCCGGGACATCAAGGGTTTTTCTCCCAATGCCATGGATACCCTGATTCGGTATGAGTGGCCCGGCAATGTCAGGGAACTGATGAACGCTGTGGAGCGCGGCGTGGTCATGGCCCGGGCCGATTACCTTCGCCGGTCTGATCTCTCCTTTATCCTGGATGAGGAACCTGAACAGGCCCGGGCTGCAGAATTGAATCTGGAAAATATCGCCCTGGCCAAGGTGGAGGAGCGGGCGATCCTCTCCACCCTGGCGGCAGCCGAAGGCAATAAAAGTGAAGCAGCCCGACGGCTTGGCATTACCCGGAAAACATTACTTAAAAAATTAAAGCGGTACGGCAATGAAGATGCTTAA